Genomic window (Streptomyces yatensis):
CGGGGCGCATCCGGTTCGTGGCCGAGGTGGTCCACGCCGTCGCCGACGCGATCGGCCCCGAGCGGGTGGGCCTGCGGATCTCCCCCGGATCCACCGTCAACGGCATCGAGGAGGGCGACACCGAGACCCTCTACCCCGCCCTCATCAAGGAACTGGCGGACACCGGCCTCACCTACCTCCACATCGTCCGCGCCGAACCGGACCACCCCCTCTTCCGGGAACTCCGCGCCGCCTGGCCCGCCACGCTGATCGCCAACCCGTCACTGCCCGGCGACGGCGTCCCCGCCGACGGCGGCATGCGCCAGGCCGAACGGCTGCTGACCGCCGGAGCCGACCTGATCGCCCTCGGCCGCACCTTCCTGGCCAACCCCGACCTGGTCGCCCGCCTGCGCACCGGCGCCCCGCTCAACCCCATCCGGGACGCCTATCTGATGTACGTGGGCGGGGAGACCGGCTACACGGACTACCCCACGCTGACGGCGGCCTGAGCGCAGCCGAACGCGGCTCAGCCGATCCGGCTCAGCGGACCCGGCTCAGCGGACCCGGTTCAGCCGACCCGGACGGTCGGCTCGTGACGGACGGGAAAGTTGACCGAATTGGCGATGAAGCACGCCTGATGGGCGTCATGGTGCGCCGAACGCGCTCGCTCCACCATCGCCGCGTCCGCGACGCTGACCACCGGATTGAGCACCACCTCGGTGAAGCGCCCACTGTGCCCGGCCGCCTCCTCCATGACCCCGGTGGCCACGTCCTCGTACGCAGTGACCCGCACCCCGTCCCGGGCGCATACGGACAGGTACGTCAGCATGTGGCACTGCGAGAGCGAGACCAGCAGGAACTCCTCCGGATTCCAGCACCCCGGATCTCCCAGAAATGCCGGATCGGCGCTGCCCCGCAGGGCCGGCTTACCGTCCCCGAGAATGTCGTGCGACCGCTCGTAGCCCCGGTAACCACTCGTCCCCGAACCGGTATTGCCGGTCCACCGGACGGTGGCGCGGTAGGAATGCTGTCGGCCCATCGGTTGTGTGCTCCCTGTCGTGGTCTACGGGCGGCGGATCTTTTTCTTGCGCACCCCGAAGACCTTCTTGTAGCTGGCGAGTTGGTTGGCTGTGTTCATCGTCTGGGGGTGGTCTTCGCCGAGGGTTCTGCGCCGCCCTTCGAGGGTTTTCTCCAGAAGCGCCCGTGCTTCTTTTCGGTGCCCGAGAGCGCCGAGGGCAC
Coding sequences:
- a CDS encoding OsmC family protein codes for the protein MGRQHSYRATVRWTGNTGSGTSGYRGYERSHDILGDGKPALRGSADPAFLGDPGCWNPEEFLLVSLSQCHMLTYLSVCARDGVRVTAYEDVATGVMEEAAGHSGRFTEVVLNPVVSVADAAMVERARSAHHDAHQACFIANSVNFPVRHEPTVRVG